The Sphingomicrobium sp. genome has a window encoding:
- a CDS encoding mechanosensitive ion channel domain-containing protein translates to MNLAPAANAAAGASPDALKLFGVTLIGATPENLRKLVLSVLFIAIALLAAWLLRRLFRLSLGSRAGTRFYFWARQALSLLIAVIMILGIASIWFDSPQRLATVLGLVTAGVAFALQRVVTAVAGYFVILRGKTFNVGDRIVMGGVRGDVIALSFMQTKIMEMGQPPPVQKDEPAMWVKSRQFTGRIVTVTNDKIFDEPVYNYTDQFPYVWDEISLGIHYEGPHEEVEQLLIDAARRHALCSEHMAQDEVRNLERRYNLAVGDIDPRVYWRITDNWLELTVRFLCPDHGVRDIKDAMSRDILKELNRKKISIASTSFEIAGTPTLRIQRQGRGETNAGA, encoded by the coding sequence TTGAACCTCGCACCTGCCGCGAACGCCGCCGCCGGCGCTTCGCCAGATGCATTGAAACTGTTTGGCGTGACGCTGATCGGCGCGACGCCCGAAAACCTGCGCAAGCTCGTCCTGTCCGTCCTCTTCATCGCAATCGCGCTGCTGGCCGCCTGGCTGCTGCGCCGCCTGTTCAGGCTGTCGCTGGGGAGCAGGGCTGGCACCCGCTTCTATTTTTGGGCCCGGCAGGCGCTCAGCCTGCTGATTGCCGTGATCATGATCCTTGGGATAGCTTCGATCTGGTTCGACAGCCCGCAGCGGCTGGCAACCGTGCTCGGGCTCGTCACCGCCGGCGTGGCATTCGCCTTGCAGCGGGTCGTCACCGCCGTCGCCGGTTATTTCGTGATCCTGCGCGGCAAGACCTTCAATGTCGGCGACAGGATCGTCATGGGCGGCGTGCGCGGCGACGTCATCGCGCTCAGCTTCATGCAAACCAAGATCATGGAAATGGGCCAGCCGCCGCCTGTCCAGAAGGACGAGCCGGCGATGTGGGTGAAGAGCCGGCAATTCACCGGGCGGATCGTCACCGTCACTAACGACAAGATCTTCGACGAGCCGGTGTACAATTACACTGACCAGTTTCCCTATGTGTGGGACGAGATCAGCCTGGGCATACATTACGAGGGGCCGCACGAGGAGGTCGAGCAACTGCTCATCGATGCTGCCCGGCGCCACGCCTTGTGCAGCGAGCATATGGCCCAGGACGAAGTGCGCAATCTCGAGCGGCGATACAACCTTGCCGTCGGCGACATCGACCCGCGGGTCTATTGGCGCATCACGGACAATTGGCTGGAATTGACCGTGCGGTTCCTCTGCCCCGACCATGGAGTGCGCGACATCAAGGACGCCATGAGCCGCGACATCTTGAAAGAGCTGAACCGGAAGAAGATCAGCATCGCTTCGACGAGCTTCGAGATCGCCGGAACGCCGACATTGAGGATCCAGCGCCAGGGGCGCGGCGAGACTAACGCAGGCGCTTGA
- a CDS encoding 2Fe-2S iron-sulfur cluster-binding protein, with protein MTRVRFLRPDGTLDKEVEGESGERLLDVAWAAREPLEGACEGVMACSTCHVIVDAGDFAKLPPASEEEEDLLDLASHASRTSRLACQIILSDELETLTVRIPPAATNWMGR; from the coding sequence GTGACACGAGTGCGGTTCCTGCGGCCCGACGGCACGCTCGACAAGGAAGTGGAAGGCGAAAGCGGCGAGCGGCTGCTGGACGTCGCGTGGGCGGCGCGCGAGCCGCTCGAGGGCGCGTGCGAAGGCGTGATGGCCTGCTCGACCTGCCATGTCATCGTCGATGCGGGCGACTTCGCGAAGCTGCCGCCGGCGAGCGAGGAGGAAGAAGACCTGCTCGACCTTGCATCCCACGCAAGCCGCACGTCGCGGCTGGCATGCCAGATCATCCTGTCGGACGAACTAGAAACGCTGACCGTGCGGATCCCGCCAGCGGCGACGAACTGGATGGGCCGCTAA
- a CDS encoding YbaB/EbfC family nucleoid-associated protein — protein sequence MPDFEEIMKMAQNAQAELQKAQDNLDNIEVEGAAGGGMVKIRATAKGRILGVDLDESLLQPSEKTMVEDLIAAAINDARGKADAAAAQEMQKMQGTLPLPPGFKMPF from the coding sequence ATGCCTGATTTCGAAGAGATCATGAAGATGGCGCAGAACGCCCAGGCGGAGCTGCAGAAGGCGCAGGACAATCTCGACAATATCGAGGTCGAGGGCGCGGCAGGCGGCGGCATGGTCAAGATCCGCGCCACCGCGAAGGGGCGGATCCTCGGCGTCGATCTCGACGAAAGCCTGCTCCAGCCGTCGGAGAAGACGATGGTCGAGGATCTGATCGCGGCCGCGATCAACGACGCGCGCGGGAAGGCCGATGCGGCGGCCGCGCAGGAAATGCAGAAGATGCAGGGCACGCTGCCGCTGCCGCCGGGCTTCAAGATGCCCTTCTAG
- a CDS encoding aminotransferase class V-fold PLP-dependent enzyme → MNAPERLYLDHAATTPVLPQAREAIARAYEHWANPSSPHGEGRAIAAIMEQARKDIADVLGWRHDVIFTSGASEAIEIAAARALVAGRAHGATEHPIVPHAMGEASRVIAVDGDGLIDEAGLDSVLAEGPALIAIQQVNNETGVIQPLGGIAEKVRAAGSLLLADCAQSAGKLPLPDADFIAACAHKLGGPPGVGVLLVRDLATLNAVGGQEKGYRRGTQDVPAIAGFAAALKARPYDMERHAELRRILEEQVKSLGGTIIAETAPRLPTIGAIALPGSSSASLLVQLDLAGIAVSAGSACSSGKMKGSEVLQAMNVPPEIAASLIRVSFGPHTDQRDIERFLLEWRKIAERVQAKAA, encoded by the coding sequence TTGAACGCGCCGGAACGCCTTTACCTCGACCACGCGGCGACCACGCCGGTGCTGCCGCAAGCGCGCGAGGCGATCGCCCGCGCTTACGAACACTGGGCGAACCCCAGCTCGCCGCATGGGGAGGGGCGCGCGATCGCCGCCATCATGGAGCAGGCGCGCAAGGACATCGCGGACGTGCTCGGCTGGCGGCATGACGTCATCTTCACCAGCGGGGCGAGCGAAGCGATCGAGATTGCTGCGGCCCGGGCATTGGTCGCGGGACGGGCGCACGGCGCCACCGAGCATCCCATCGTTCCGCACGCGATGGGCGAGGCCTCGCGGGTCATCGCCGTCGATGGCGACGGACTGATCGACGAAGCCGGGCTGGATTCCGTGCTGGCAGAGGGGCCGGCGCTGATCGCGATCCAGCAGGTGAACAATGAAACGGGCGTTATTCAGCCGCTCGGCGGGATCGCGGAAAAGGTTCGGGCAGCGGGCAGCCTGCTGCTTGCCGACTGCGCGCAGAGTGCCGGCAAGCTGCCGCTGCCGGACGCCGACTTCATCGCGGCCTGCGCCCACAAGCTCGGCGGTCCGCCGGGCGTAGGCGTGCTGCTCGTGCGCGACCTGGCGACGCTGAATGCCGTCGGCGGGCAGGAAAAGGGCTATCGCCGCGGTACCCAGGACGTGCCGGCAATTGCCGGTTTTGCGGCTGCATTGAAGGCGCGGCCGTACGACATGGAGCGCCATGCCGAGCTTCGCCGCATCCTGGAGGAGCAAGTGAAGAGCTTGGGCGGGACGATCATTGCCGAGACTGCTCCGCGGCTGCCGACGATCGGCGCGATCGCGCTTCCCGGTTCATCGAGCGCCTCGCTGCTGGTGCAACTGGACCTGGCCGGAATCGCCGTCTCCGCCGGAAGCGCCTGCTCGTCGGGCAAGATGAAGGGGAGCGAAGTCCTCCAGGCCATGAACGTGCCGCCCGAAATTGCCGCCAGCCTGATCCGCGTCAGCTTCGGCCCTCACACGGACCAGCGGGACATCGAGCGGTTCCTGCTCGAATGGCGCAAGATTGCCGAGCGCGTGCAGGCAAAAGCCGCGTGA
- a CDS encoding DNA polymerase III subunit gamma/tau, whose protein sequence is MPGLGLDLPEVPAPSAPGGAYRVLARKYRPQTFSELIGQEAMVKTLGNAIERDRIAHAFLLTGVRGVGKTSTARLIAKALNCIGPDGQGGPTIDPCNVCEPCRAIAEGRHIDVIEMDAASHTGVEDIREIIDAVRYASVSARYKIYIIDEVHMLSKNAFNALLKTLEEPPEHVKFFLATTEVNKVPVTVLSRCQRFDLRRIPAEKLAQHFGEVSKAEGVEVEAEALAMIASAAEGSARDGLSILDQAIAHGAGAVTAEQVRDMLGLADRARVRRLLDLVLSGDAAAALGELDQAHELGVEPTQLLRGLMETLHAATRAKAGASPSALESAEERESASNIAGKLSWAMLHRLWQMLLKGLQDVQVAPDPREAAEMALLRLIHAADMPDPGALMSRMTDDGGSSAPRAAPAREPAGATARLPDSFRALVQLLENNGRHQLAVQLHDQVGVVRYAPPELVLKPMRPFGHDWPRDLAAALKSATGATWQVSLSDEAGEPSLLDQEKMAEERVRADVLADPNVRAVLDAFPGAELESYSTRGS, encoded by the coding sequence ATGCCGGGTCTCGGGCTCGACCTGCCGGAAGTACCCGCGCCTAGCGCGCCAGGCGGAGCCTACCGCGTCCTCGCCCGCAAATATCGCCCGCAGACCTTTTCCGAGCTGATTGGCCAGGAGGCGATGGTGAAGACGCTCGGCAATGCGATCGAGCGCGACCGCATCGCCCATGCCTTCCTGCTCACCGGCGTTCGCGGCGTTGGCAAGACGTCGACGGCGCGGCTCATCGCCAAGGCGCTCAACTGCATCGGTCCGGACGGGCAGGGCGGGCCGACCATCGACCCGTGCAACGTCTGCGAGCCGTGCCGCGCAATTGCCGAGGGACGGCACATCGATGTCATCGAAATGGACGCCGCGTCGCACACGGGCGTCGAGGACATCCGCGAGATCATCGACGCGGTCCGCTACGCCTCCGTCAGCGCCCGCTACAAGATCTACATCATCGACGAAGTCCACATGCTTTCGAAGAACGCGTTCAACGCGTTGCTCAAGACTCTTGAGGAGCCGCCTGAGCATGTGAAGTTCTTCCTCGCCACGACCGAAGTGAACAAGGTGCCGGTGACGGTGCTGTCGCGCTGCCAGCGGTTCGACCTGCGCCGCATTCCGGCCGAGAAGCTGGCGCAGCATTTCGGCGAAGTGTCGAAAGCGGAAGGGGTCGAGGTCGAAGCGGAAGCACTGGCGATGATCGCAAGCGCTGCCGAGGGCTCCGCGCGCGACGGTCTGAGCATTCTCGACCAGGCGATCGCGCACGGGGCGGGGGCGGTGACCGCCGAGCAGGTGCGCGACATGCTTGGCCTAGCCGATCGTGCCCGGGTCCGCCGCTTGCTCGACCTTGTCCTTAGCGGCGACGCGGCGGCGGCACTCGGCGAACTGGACCAGGCGCACGAGCTTGGAGTCGAGCCGACGCAATTGCTTCGAGGGCTGATGGAGACGCTCCATGCGGCGACGCGCGCGAAAGCCGGAGCATCGCCGAGCGCGCTCGAGTCTGCCGAAGAGCGGGAGAGCGCGAGCAACATTGCCGGCAAGCTGTCCTGGGCGATGCTCCACCGCCTGTGGCAAATGCTGCTCAAGGGGCTGCAGGACGTGCAGGTCGCGCCGGACCCGCGCGAAGCCGCAGAGATGGCGCTGCTGCGCCTGATCCACGCGGCGGACATGCCGGATCCGGGCGCGCTGATGTCGCGGATGACGGACGATGGCGGGTCGAGCGCGCCGCGGGCCGCTCCGGCGCGCGAACCCGCTGGAGCGACGGCGCGGCTGCCCGACAGCTTCCGCGCGCTGGTCCAGCTGCTGGAAAACAACGGCCGCCACCAGCTTGCAGTGCAGTTGCACGACCAGGTGGGCGTGGTTCGCTACGCGCCACCCGAGCTGGTTCTGAAGCCCATGCGCCCATTCGGTCATGATTGGCCGCGCGACCTTGCGGCGGCGCTCAAGTCGGCGACCGGTGCCACATGGCAAGTGTCGCTGTCCGACGAAGCCGGCGAACCGTCGCTGCTCGACCAGGAGAAAATGGCCGAGGAGCGCGTCCGCGCCGATGTCCTTGCCGACCCCAACGTTCGCGCCGTCTTGGACGCATTCCCCGGCGCCGAACTTGAATCCTATTCAACGAGAGGTTCTTAA
- the ettA gene encoding energy-dependent translational throttle protein EttA, which translates to MAAQYAYVMKDMTKSFPGAQKPVLSNINLQFYHGAKIGIVGPNGAGKSTLMKIMAGIDKDYQGEAWPGENVTVGYLPQEPQLDPSKNVLENVKDGARETADMVDRFNAISAEMGDPKEDTDFDALMEEMGELQGKIDAVDGWTLDNQLEVAMEALRCPPSDWSVESLSGGEKRRIALTRLLIQKPSILLLDEPTNHLDAESVQWLEQHLKEYPGAVLMITHDRYFLDNVVSWILELDRGKYFPYEGNYSTYLEKKAKRMEQEEREESGRAKAIKDELEWIRQGAKARQTKSKARIAKFEQLVASQEKRVPGKAEILIQVPERLGGKVIEVENISKSYGDKLLFENLSFTLPPGGIVGVIGPNGAGKSTLFKIITGQEKPDTGTVDIGPTVHLGYVDQSRDHLDDSKNVWEEISDGLDYMKVNGHDQSTRAYVGAFNFKGQDQQKNVGKLSGGERNRVNIAKMLKRGGNVLLLDEPTNDLDVETLGALEEAIENFAGCAVVISHDRFFLDRLATHILAFEGDSHVEWFEGNFQAYEEDKVRRLGEEATRPHRTSYRKLTR; encoded by the coding sequence ATGGCCGCTCAATATGCTTATGTGATGAAGGACATGACCAAGTCCTTCCCCGGCGCGCAGAAGCCGGTGCTCAGCAACATCAACCTGCAATTCTATCACGGCGCCAAGATCGGCATCGTCGGCCCCAACGGCGCCGGCAAGTCGACGCTGATGAAGATCATGGCGGGCATCGACAAGGACTATCAGGGCGAGGCCTGGCCGGGCGAGAATGTCACCGTCGGCTATCTCCCGCAGGAGCCGCAGCTCGATCCGAGCAAGAACGTGCTCGAAAACGTCAAGGACGGCGCGCGCGAGACCGCGGACATGGTCGACCGCTTCAACGCCATCTCGGCGGAAATGGGCGACCCGAAGGAAGACACCGACTTCGACGCGCTGATGGAGGAAATGGGCGAGCTCCAGGGGAAGATCGACGCGGTCGATGGCTGGACGCTCGACAACCAGCTCGAGGTCGCGATGGAGGCGCTTCGCTGCCCTCCGTCCGACTGGTCGGTCGAAAGCCTGTCGGGCGGTGAAAAGCGCCGGATCGCGCTCACCCGCCTGCTGATCCAGAAGCCGTCGATCCTGCTGCTCGACGAGCCGACCAACCACTTGGACGCCGAGAGCGTCCAGTGGCTGGAACAGCACCTCAAGGAATATCCTGGCGCGGTGCTGATGATCACCCACGACCGCTACTTCCTGGACAATGTGGTGAGCTGGATCCTCGAGCTCGATCGCGGGAAATACTTCCCGTACGAAGGCAATTACTCGACCTATCTCGAGAAAAAAGCCAAGCGCATGGAGCAGGAAGAGCGCGAGGAGTCCGGCCGGGCGAAGGCGATCAAGGACGAGCTCGAATGGATTCGGCAGGGCGCCAAGGCGCGCCAGACCAAGTCGAAGGCGCGTATCGCCAAGTTCGAGCAGCTGGTCGCCAGCCAGGAAAAGCGGGTTCCGGGCAAGGCCGAGATCCTGATCCAGGTGCCGGAGCGCCTCGGCGGCAAGGTCATCGAGGTCGAGAACATCAGCAAGTCCTATGGCGACAAGCTATTGTTCGAAAACCTGTCCTTTACGCTGCCGCCGGGCGGGATCGTCGGCGTGATCGGGCCCAACGGCGCCGGCAAGTCGACCCTGTTCAAGATCATCACCGGTCAGGAGAAGCCGGACACTGGCACCGTGGACATCGGGCCGACCGTGCACCTCGGCTATGTCGACCAGAGCCGCGATCACCTGGACGACAGCAAGAACGTCTGGGAGGAGATCTCGGACGGGCTCGATTACATGAAGGTCAACGGCCACGACCAGTCGACGCGGGCTTATGTCGGCGCGTTCAACTTCAAGGGCCAGGACCAGCAGAAGAACGTCGGCAAGCTGTCCGGCGGTGAACGCAACCGCGTCAACATCGCCAAGATGCTGAAGCGCGGCGGCAACGTGCTGCTGCTCGACGAGCCGACCAACGATCTCGATGTCGAGACTTTGGGCGCGCTCGAGGAAGCGATCGAGAATTTCGCCGGTTGCGCGGTGGTGATAAGCCACGACCGCTTCTTCCTCGACCGCCTCGCGACGCACATCCTCGCGTTCGAGGGCGACAGCCACGTCGAATGGTTTGAAGGCAACTTCCAGGCCTATGAGGAGGACAAGGTCCGCCGCCTGGGCGAGGAAGCCACCCGCCCGCACCGGACGAGCTACCGCAAGCTTACGCGCTAG
- a CDS encoding cysteine desulfurase family protein, with the protein MIYLDYQATTPIAPEVAQAMMPWLEEKFANPHSPSRRGREADAAVEVARKRVEQAASLKGGSIAFTGSATEAINWALKGTVSRAPHGRNRIITLATEHAAVLDTCEWLAGRGIDLTILPVGRDGLLDLKLLERELDERVLLVAAMQVNNEIGVTQPITEIARMAHECGALMLCDAVQAFGRMELCDGPDLVAVSAHKVHGPKGIGALWMRKGAEPEPLIHGGGQERGLRSGTLSPMLCVGFGAAAQLAAERMSGDTEHVERLWSAAREALGPGWTVNGSTRHRYRGNLNIRREGVDGARLIADLRDIAFSLGSACASGSGRPSHVLRALGLSQAEARSSIRLGFGRYTTEEELVDACARIAAHAAAQEKLDA; encoded by the coding sequence GTGATCTACCTTGACTATCAAGCGACCACACCGATTGCGCCTGAAGTCGCGCAGGCGATGATGCCGTGGCTCGAGGAGAAGTTCGCCAACCCGCACTCGCCGTCGCGGCGGGGGCGGGAAGCCGATGCGGCCGTCGAGGTCGCCCGCAAGCGGGTCGAGCAAGCGGCGTCGCTGAAGGGCGGCAGCATTGCTTTTACCGGCAGTGCGACCGAGGCGATCAATTGGGCTTTGAAGGGGACCGTCAGCAGGGCTCCGCACGGTCGAAACCGGATTATCACACTCGCCACTGAACACGCCGCGGTGCTCGATACCTGCGAATGGCTGGCGGGGAGGGGCATCGACCTGACGATCTTGCCTGTGGGCAGGGATGGGCTTCTCGACCTAAAGCTGCTCGAGCGCGAGCTCGACGAGCGGGTGCTGTTGGTCGCGGCGATGCAGGTGAACAATGAGATCGGAGTCACGCAGCCGATCACCGAAATCGCCCGGATGGCGCACGAGTGCGGTGCACTGATGCTGTGCGATGCCGTTCAGGCGTTCGGGCGCATGGAGCTTTGCGACGGTCCTGACCTGGTCGCCGTATCGGCGCACAAGGTTCACGGGCCGAAGGGGATCGGGGCCTTGTGGATGCGCAAGGGCGCCGAGCCGGAGCCGTTGATCCATGGCGGGGGCCAGGAGCGAGGCCTTCGCTCAGGGACGTTATCGCCGATGCTGTGCGTGGGATTCGGCGCCGCCGCGCAGCTCGCTGCTGAACGGATGTCCGGCGACACCGAGCACGTCGAGCGGTTGTGGAGCGCGGCTCGGGAAGCGCTCGGGCCGGGCTGGACCGTCAATGGCAGCACTAGGCACCGATACAGAGGCAATCTGAACATTCGGCGAGAAGGCGTTGACGGAGCTCGGCTAATTGCCGATCTGCGCGACATCGCATTTTCGCTGGGCTCCGCCTGCGCCAGCGGTTCGGGGCGGCCGAGCCATGTGTTGCGAGCGCTTGGCCTCAGCCAAGCTGAGGCGCGCTCGTCGATCCGTCTCGGCTTCGGCCGCTATACGACCGAGGAGGAGCTGGTGGACGCCTGCGCGCGCATCGCCGCTCATGCCGCGGCGCAGGAGAAGCTGGACGCGTGA